The Helicobacter pylori genome includes a window with the following:
- the copA gene encoding copper-translocating P-type ATPase CopA, protein MKESFYIEGMTCTACSSGIERSLGRKSFVKKIEVSLLNKSANVEFNENETNLDEIFKLIEKLGYSPKKTLAEEKKEFFSPNVKLALAVIFTLFVVYLSMGAMLSPSLLPESLLTINNHSNFLNACLQLIGTLIVMHLGRDFYIQGFKALWHRQPNMSSLIAIGTSAALISSLWQLYFVYTSQWSYGHYYFESVCVILMFVMVGKRIENVSKDKALDAMQALMKNAPKTALKMHNNQQIEVLVDSIVVGDILKVLPGSAIAVDGEIIEGEGELDESMLSGEALPVYKKVGDKVFSGTLNSNTSFLMKATQNNKNSTLSQIVEMIHNAQSSKAEISRLADKVSSVFVPSVIAIAILAFVVWLIIAPKPDFWWNFGIALEVFVSVLVISCPCALGLATPMSILVANQKASSLGLFFKDAKSLEKARLVNTIVFDKTGTLTNGKPVVKSVHSKIELLELLSLAGSIEKSSEHVIAKGVVEYAKERNAPLKEMSEVKVKTGFGISAKTDYQGAKEIIKVGNGEFFNPINTLEIKENGILVFVGRAISEKEDELLGVFVLEDLPKKGVKEHIAQIKSLGINTLLLSGDNRENVKKCALELGIDDYISNAKPQDKLNKIKELKEKGQIVMMVGDGLNDAPSLAMSDVAVVMAKGSDVSVQTADIVSFNNDIKSVYSAIKLSQATIKNIKENLFWAFCYNSVFIPLACGVLYKANIMLSPTIAGLAMSLSSVSVVLNSQRLRNFKIKDH, encoded by the coding sequence ATGAAAGAATCTTTTTACATAGAGGGAATGACTTGCACGGCGTGTTCTAGCGGGATTGAACGCTCTTTAGGGCGTAAAAGTTTTGTGAAAAAAATAGAAGTGAGCCTTTTAAATAAGAGCGCTAACGTTGAATTTAACGAAAACGAAACCAATTTAGACGAGATTTTTAAACTCATTGAAAAACTGGGTTATAGCCCTAAAAAAACTCTAGCAGAAGAAAAAAAAGAATTTTTTAGCCCTAATGTTAAATTAGCGTTGGCGGTTATTTTCACGCTTTTTGTGGTGTATCTTTCTATGGGAGCGATGCTTAGTCCTAGCCTTTTACCTGAAAGCTTGCTTACGATTAACAACCATAGTAATTTTTTAAACGCTTGCTTACAGCTTATAGGCACGCTCATTGTCATGCATTTAGGGAGGGATTTTTACATTCAGGGGTTTAAAGCCTTATGGCACAGACAACCCAACATGAGCAGCCTTATCGCCATAGGCACAAGCGCTGCCTTAATTTCAAGCTTGTGGCAATTGTATTTCGTTTATACAAGCCAGTGGTCTTATGGGCATTATTATTTTGAAAGCGTGTGCGTGATTTTAATGTTTGTGATGGTGGGCAAACGCATTGAAAATGTTTCTAAAGACAAAGCTTTAGACGCTATGCAAGCCTTGATGAAAAACGCCCCAAAAACCGCCCTTAAAATGCACAATAACCAACAGATTGAGGTTTTAGTGGATAGCATTGTGGTGGGGGATATTCTAAAGGTTCTCCCTGGAAGCGCGATTGCGGTGGATGGCGAAATCATAGAGGGCGAAGGGGAATTAGATGAGAGCATGTTAAGCGGCGAAGCGTTACCGGTTTATAAAAAAGTCGGCGATAAAGTCTTTTCAGGGACGCTCAATAGCAACACAAGTTTTTTAATGAAAGCCACGCAAAATAACAAAAACAGCACCTTGTCTCAAATTGTAGAAATGATCCATAACGCTCAAAGCTCAAAGGCAGAGATTTCTCGCTTAGCGGATAAGGTTTCAAGCGTGTTTGTGCCAAGCGTGATCGCTATCGCTATTTTAGCGTTTGTGGTGTGGCTCATCATCGCGCCTAAACCCGATTTTTGGTGGAATTTTGGAATCGCTTTAGAAGTGTTTGTATCGGTTTTAGTGATTTCTTGCCCTTGCGCCTTAGGATTGGCTACGCCTATGAGCATTTTAGTAGCGAACCAGAAAGCGAGTTCTTTAGGATTATTTTTTAAAGACGCTAAAAGTTTAGAAAAAGCAAGGCTAGTCAATACGATCGTTTTTGATAAAACCGGCACGCTCACTAACGGCAAACCTGTCGTTAAAAGCGTTCATTCTAAGATAGAATTATTAGAGTTATTGAGTTTAGCGGGCAGTATTGAAAAGAGCAGCGAACATGTCATTGCTAAAGGGGTTGTAGAATACGCAAAAGAGCGTAACGCCCCCTTAAAAGAAATGAGCGAGGTTAAAGTGAAAACGGGTTTTGGCATTAGCGCTAAAACAGATTATCAAGGCGCTAAAGAGATCATTAAAGTAGGTAACGGCGAGTTCTTTAACCCCATTAACACGCTAGAAATTAAAGAAAACGGGATTTTAGTGTTTGTGGGCAGAGCGATTAGTGAAAAAGAAGACGAGCTTTTAGGGGTGTTTGTTTTAGAAGATTTGCCCAAAAAAGGCGTGAAAGAACATATCGCTCAAATCAAAAGTTTAGGCATTAACACGCTTCTTTTAAGTGGGGACAATAGGGAAAATGTCAAAAAATGCGCGCTTGAATTAGGGATTGATGACTATATCAGCAACGCTAAGCCACAAGACAAGCTCAATAAGATTAAAGAGCTTAAAGAAAAAGGGCAGATCGTTATGATGGTGGGCGATGGCTTGAATGACGCTCCCAGTCTTGCGATGAGCGATGTGGCGGTGGTGATGGCTAAGGGGAGTGATGTGAGCGTGCAAACAGCGGATATTGTGAGCTTTAACAACGATATTAAATCGGTTTATAGCGCGATTAAATTAAGCCAGGCGACCATTAAAAATATCAAAGAAAATTTGTTTTGGGCTTTTTGTTATAATAGCGTGTTTATCCCTTTAGCTTGTGGGGTTCTTTATAAGGCTAATATCATGTTAAGCCCAACGATTGCGGGTTTAGCGATGAGCTTAAGCTCTGTGAGTGTGGTTTTAAACTCCCAAAGGCTAAGGAATTTTAAAATTAAGGATCATTGA
- the copP gene encoding copper-binding metallochaperone CopP, whose protein sequence is MKVTFQVPSITCNHCVDKIEKFVGEIEGVSFIDASVEKKSVVVEFDAPATQDLIKEALLDAGQEVV, encoded by the coding sequence ATGAAAGTTACTTTTCAAGTGCCAAGCATTACTTGCAACCATTGCGTGGATAAAATTGAAAAATTTGTGGGCGAAATTGAAGGCGTGAGCTTTATTGATGCGAGCGTGGAAAAAAAGAGCGTGGTTGTGGAATTTGACGCTCCAGCGACACAGGATTTGATTAAGGAAGCCTTATTGGATGCGGGGCAAGAAGTGGTGTGA
- the csd4 gene encoding DL-carboxypeptidase Csd4: MKKIWLLVWGLCSWVFLHAIETIEKAPTNVEDRDKAPHLLLLAGIQGDEPGGFNATNLFLMHYSVLKGLVEVVPVLNKPSMLRNHRGLYGDMNRKFAALDKNDPEYPTIQEIKSLIAKPNIDAVLHLHDGGGYYRPVYIDATLNPNRWGNCFIIDQDEVKGAKFPNLLAFANNTIESINAHLLHPIEEYHLKNTHTAQGDTEMQKALTFYAINQKKSAFANEASKELPLASRVFYHLQAIEGLLNQLNIPFKRDFELNPNSVHALINDKNLWAKIGSLPKMPLFNLRPKLNHFPLPNNTKILQIPIESNAYIVGLVKNKQEVFLKYGNKLMTRLSPFYIEFDPSLEEVKMQIDNKDQMVKIGSVVEVKESFYIHAMDNIRANVIGFSVSNESKPNETGYTIRFKDFQKRFSLDKQERIYRIEFYKNDAFSGMILVKFV, from the coding sequence ATGAAAAAAATATGGCTTTTGGTGTGGGGCTTGTGTTCTTGGGTGTTTTTGCATGCGATAGAAACGATAGAAAAAGCCCCTACAAATGTAGAAGACAGAGACAAAGCCCCCCATTTGTTGCTTTTAGCAGGGATTCAAGGCGATGAGCCTGGGGGGTTTAATGCAACTAATTTGTTTTTAATGCACTATAGCGTTTTAAAAGGCTTGGTGGAAGTGGTTCCCGTATTGAATAAGCCTTCCATGTTAAGAAATCATAGGGGCTTGTATGGGGATATGAACCGCAAATTTGCCGCTTTAGACAAGAATGACCCTGAATACCCCACTATCCAGGAAATCAAATCCTTGATTGCAAAACCCAATATAGACGCTGTCTTGCACTTGCATGATGGCGGTGGGTATTACCGCCCTGTTTATATTGATGCGACGCTCAATCCTAATCGTTGGGGGAATTGCTTTATTATTGATCAAGATGAGGTTAAAGGGGCGAAATTCCCTAACTTGCTTGCTTTTGCAAACAATACGATTGAGAGCATCAACGCCCATTTATTGCACCCCATTGAGGAGTATCATTTAAAAAACACGCACACCGCACAAGGCGATACAGAAATGCAAAAAGCCCTAACTTTTTATGCGATCAATCAAAAAAAGAGTGCTTTTGCCAATGAAGCCAGCAAAGAGCTCCCTTTAGCGTCAAGGGTGTTTTACCATTTGCAAGCCATTGAGGGCTTACTCAATCAACTCAATATCCCTTTTAAGCGCGATTTTGAACTTAACCCTAACAGCGTGCATGCCCTAATCAATGATAAAAACTTATGGGCAAAAATCGGCTCTTTGCCTAAAATGCCCCTTTTTAACTTACGCCCTAAACTCAATCATTTCCCTTTACCTAATAACACTAAAATCCTACAAATCCCCATAGAGAGCAACGCTTACATTGTGGGGCTAGTCAAAAATAAACAAGAAGTGTTTTTAAAATACGGCAACAAGCTCATGACACGACTATCGCCCTTTTATATAGAGTTTGATCCTTCTTTAGAAGAAGTGAAAATGCAAATTGACAATAAGGATCAAATGGTTAAAATAGGGAGCGTGGTTGAAGTGAAAGAGAGTTTTTATATCCATGCTATGGACAATATCCGTGCGAATGTGATTGGCTTTAGCGTTTCTAATGAAAGTAAGCCTAATGAAACGGGTTATACGATTAGATTTAAAGATTTTCAAAAACGCTTTTCACTGGACAAGCAAGAAAGGATCTATCGCATAGAATTTTACAAAAATGATGCGTTTAGTGGGATGATCTTGGTGAAATTTGTGTAG
- a CDS encoding flagellar FLiS export co-chaperone, translated as MDILKTLQKHLGGVETSDFKTNAIEKSQQIAKFSRDMKNINESVGALQVLQIACKKLFNKSMGLEDKDALQASIVKQELREIVENCQFLASPLFDTQLNIAINDEVFSMIVDNPLNLLENVGGFQAYLEEKLNEIKELLGYLSESLSNPKAFMPSFSNKSLKDLLSDDLRA; from the coding sequence ATGGATATTTTAAAAACTCTTCAAAAGCATTTGGGCGGTGTTGAAACAAGCGATTTTAAAACCAATGCGATAGAAAAATCCCAACAAATCGCTAAATTCAGTAGGGACATGAAAAATATAAACGAGAGCGTTGGAGCGTTACAAGTCTTGCAAATCGCTTGCAAAAAGCTTTTCAATAAGAGCATGGGTTTAGAAGATAAAGACGCTTTGCAAGCTTCTATCGTTAAACAGGAATTGCGAGAAATTGTAGAAAATTGCCAGTTTTTAGCCTCTCCTTTGTTTGACACTCAGCTCAACATTGCCATTAACGATGAAGTTTTTTCCATGATTGTGGATAATCCTTTGAATTTATTGGAAAATGTGGGCGGGTTTCAAGCTTATTTGGAAGAAAAATTAAACGAAATTAAGGAATTATTAGGCTATTTGAGTGAAAGCCTTTCAAACCCTAAAGCCTTTATGCCAAGTTTTTCAAATAAAAGCCTTAAAGATTTGTTAAGCGATGATTTGAGGGCTTAA
- a CDS encoding HoxN/HupN/NixA family nickel/cobalt transporter → MKLWFPYFLAIVFLHALGLALLFMANNASFYAAASMAYMLGAKHAFDADHIACIDNTIRKLTQQGKNAYGVGFYFSMGHSSVVILMTIISAFAIAWAKEHTPMLEEIGGVVGTLVSGLFLLIIGLLNAIILLDLLKIFKKSHSNESLSQQQNEEIERLLTSRGLLNRFFKPLFNFVSKSWHIYPVGFLFGLGFDTASEIALLALSSSAIKVSVVGMLSLPILFAAGMSLFDTLDGAFMLKAYDWAFKTPLRKIYYNISITALSVFIALFIGLIELFQVVSEKLHLKFENRLLSTLQSLEFTDLGYYLVGLFVIAFLGSFFLWKIKFSKLEG, encoded by the coding sequence GTGAAATTGTGGTTTCCTTATTTTTTAGCGATTGTGTTCTTGCATGCATTAGGTTTAGCGTTGCTCTTTATGGCTAATAACGCTTCGTTTTATGCGGCGGCGTCTATGGCTTACATGCTAGGGGCAAAGCACGCCTTTGATGCGGATCACATCGCTTGCATAGACAACACCATTAGAAAGCTCACCCAACAAGGCAAAAACGCCTATGGTGTGGGGTTTTACTTTTCTATGGGGCATTCAAGCGTGGTGATTTTAATGACCATCATCAGCGCGTTTGCGATCGCTTGGGCTAAAGAGCACACGCCGATGCTAGAAGAAATAGGGGGGGTAGTGGGGACTTTAGTTTCTGGGCTTTTCTTGCTCATTATAGGGCTATTGAATGCGATTATTCTCTTGGATTTATTAAAAATATTTAAAAAATCGCATTCTAATGAAAGCCTGAGCCAGCAACAAAATGAAGAGATTGAACGGCTTTTAACGAGTAGGGGCTTACTCAATCGCTTTTTTAAGCCCTTGTTTAATTTCGTTTCCAAGTCGTGGCATATTTATCCTGTGGGTTTTCTTTTTGGGCTAGGCTTTGATACCGCTAGTGAAATCGCGCTTTTGGCCCTCTCTAGCAGCGCGATTAAAGTGAGTGTTGTGGGCATGCTCTCTTTACCCATTCTTTTTGCTGCTGGCATGAGTTTGTTTGACACTTTAGATGGGGCGTTCATGCTCAAGGCGTATGATTGGGCGTTCAAAACCCCTTTAAGAAAAATCTATTACAATATTTCTATTACAGCCTTAAGCGTGTTTATCGCGCTTTTTATCGGGTTGATTGAGCTTTTTCAAGTCGTTAGCGAGAAACTCCATTTAAAATTTGAAAACCGCCTTTTAAGCACCCTACAAAGCCTGGAATTTACAGACTTAGGCTATTACTTGGTGGGCTTATTCGTGATAGCGTTTTTAGGCTCATTCTTTTTATGGAAAATCAAGTTTTCTAAATTAGAGGGCTAG
- a CDS encoding restriction endonuclease translates to MKKIALFIFVILFSVGIYLAWHVLLEKALELKLVTSANDLLLKLLAILGVFSMLVLFQGVISSYKKRQLKRTLQKIDAMNGFEFEEYSKIFFTSKGFEVSITQKSGDYGADLIIEKDGIKWAVQAKRYSHKVSPKAIQEVVSSKAYYACEKACVITNSYFTQAAQKLAQANGVLLIDRDEWVRFLGGKN, encoded by the coding sequence ATGAAAAAGATTGCATTGTTTATTTTTGTCATTTTGTTTTCGGTAGGGATTTATTTGGCGTGGCATGTTTTATTGGAAAAAGCCCTAGAATTGAAATTAGTAACATCAGCTAATGATTTGCTTTTAAAATTGTTAGCAATTCTTGGCGTTTTTTCAATGTTAGTGCTTTTTCAAGGCGTTATTTCTTCGTATAAGAAGCGTCAACTCAAACGCACCTTACAAAAAATAGACGCCATGAACGGCTTTGAATTTGAAGAATATTCCAAAATCTTTTTCACTTCAAAGGGTTTTGAAGTGAGCATCACGCAAAAAAGCGGCGATTATGGAGCGGATTTGATTATAGAAAAAGACGGCATCAAGTGGGCGGTTCAAGCCAAACGCTACTCGCATAAAGTTTCGCCCAAAGCCATTCAAGAGGTGGTCTCTTCTAAAGCTTACTACGCTTGCGAAAAAGCTTGCGTGATCACCAATAGCTATTTCACGCAAGCCGCTCAAAAACTGGCTCAAGCTAACGGAGTGCTTTTGATTGATAGAGACGAATGGGTCAGGTTTTTGGGTGGGAAAAACTAA
- a CDS encoding neuraminyllactose-binding hemagglutinin family protein, translated as MLRVLSVGVVFVLLGCQFFNKTTLHLKYKDYPKNSALKTASTLTPPKIFFNARFVPPFYQKEFKKAITQQIAYFLKDKKGFTLNVSGNVFFSFEESPKNLKTIKERLKKTIEPNADPKSVMRFLNLQASLILECVPQTACPFDTLLIPTAFSVPVYYANRLGDNPSLFSQEDKTYHNALIKALNKAYYSLMEGLEKRLNAIENAEWL; from the coding sequence ATGCTAAGGGTTTTAAGCGTTGGTGTTGTTTTTGTTTTACTAGGGTGTCAGTTTTTCAACAAAACAACGCTCCATTTGAAATATAAAGATTACCCCAAAAATAGCGCTTTAAAAACCGCTTCCACTTTAACCCCCCCTAAAATCTTTTTTAACGCCCGTTTTGTGCCGCCCTTTTACCAAAAAGAATTTAAAAAAGCGATCACCCAACAAATCGCTTATTTTTTAAAAGATAAAAAGGGTTTCACTCTCAATGTTTCAGGCAATGTTTTTTTTTCTTTTGAAGAGAGTCCTAAAAATTTAAAAACCATTAAAGAAAGGCTTAAAAAGACGATTGAGCCTAACGCTGACCCAAAATCCGTCATGCGTTTTTTAAACCTTCAAGCGAGCTTGATTTTAGAATGCGTCCCGCAAACCGCTTGCCCGTTTGACACCCTTTTAATCCCCACCGCTTTCAGCGTGCCTGTTTATTACGCTAATCGTTTGGGCGATAACCCCTCTCTTTTTTCCCAAGAAGACAAAACCTATCATAACGCTTTAATCAAAGCCCTTAATAAGGCTTACTATTCTCTTATGGAGGGTTTAGAAAAGCGTTTGAACGCTATAGAAAATGCAGAGTGGCTTTAA